The Sylvia atricapilla isolate bSylAtr1 chromosome 10, bSylAtr1.pri, whole genome shotgun sequence genome contains a region encoding:
- the AGTR1 gene encoding type-1 angiotensin II receptor, with protein MIPNYSTEETVKRIHVDCPVSGRHSYIYVMVPTVYSIIFVIGIFGNSLVVIVIYCYMKLKTVASIFLLNLALADLCFLITLPLWAAYTAMEYQWPFGNCLCKLASAGISFNLYASVFLLTCLSIDRYLAIVHPVQSRVRRTVFVARVTCITIWLLAGVASLPVIIHRNIFFAENLNMTVCGFRYESNNTTLRVGLGLSKNLLGFLIPFLIILTSYTLIWKTLKKAYQIQKNKTRNDDIFKMIVAIVFFFFFSWIPHQVFTFLDVLIQLHVITDCKITDIVDTAMPFTICIAYFNNCLNPFFYVFFGKNFKKYFLQLIKYIPPNVSTHPSLTTKMSSLSYRPPENIRLHTKKTAGPFDTD; from the coding sequence ATGATTCCAAATTACTCTACTGAAGAAACTGTTAAAAGAATCCACGTTGACTGTCCTGTTTCAGGAAGGCACAGCTACATCTACGTCATGGTTCCAACCGTTTACAGCATCATCTTTGTCATAGGCATCTTCGGGAACAGCCTGGTGGTGATCGTCATCTACTGctacatgaaattaaaaacagtaGCCAGCATCTTTCTCCTCAACCTGGCGCTGGCCGACTTGTGTTTCCTCATAACCCTGCCCCTCTGGGCAGCCTACACCGCCATGGAGTACCAGTGGCCTTTTGGCAACTGTTTGTGCAAGCTGGCCTCGGCAGGGATAAGCTTCAACCTGTACGCCAGCGTGTTCCTGCTGACGTGCCTGAGCATCGACCGCTACCTGGCCATCGTGCACCCGGTGCAGTCGCGCGTCCGCCGCACCGTGTTCGTGGCCCGTGTCACCTGCATCACCATCTGGCTGCTGGCTGGTGTGGCCAGCCTGCCCGTCATCATCCACCGCAACATCTTCTTCGCCGAGAACCTCAACATGACCGTCTGCGGCTTCCGCTACGAGAGCAACAACACCACGCTCCGCGTCGGGTTGGGTTTGTCCAAAaatttgctgggttttttaattccttttctgaTCATATTAACAAGCTACACCTTGATTTGGAAGACTCTGAAGAAGGCGTATCAAATTCAAAAAAATAAGACTAGAAATGATGATATTTTTAAGATGATTGTGGcaattgtgtttttctttttcttttcctggattCCTCATCAGGTGTTCACTTTTCTGGATGTGTTGATTCAATTACATGTAATAACAGACTGCAAAATCACCGATATCGTGGATACGGCTATGCCCTTCACCATTTGTATCGCTTACTTCAACAACTGTCTGAATCcctttttttatgttttttttggaaaaaactttaaaaaatacttccttcAGCTAATAAAATACATCCCACCGAATGTCAGCACACATCCAAGCCTAACGACCAAAATGAGCTCCCTCTCCTATCGGCCACCAGAAAATATCCGCTTGCACACTAAAAAGACTGCTGGGCCCTTCGATACCGACTGA